From bacterium, the proteins below share one genomic window:
- a CDS encoding DedA family protein yields MEVFFSKADEILNMVAGHSAIWIYMFVLVSMIIENFFPPFPGDTCIFICGVYAAGGNASWTTIYILSIVGTLISVMGLYYVGRTQGRVVLSSHRARWLGVKRLDHVEQWFEKYHDKVLLASRWLTGVRALIALLAGIGRVPAWRMLIYSTISTITWNFLVLFLAKRLRQDWAVIDRILATYNQIIIAVVLLVVGFIIYKIIVRRKRGETT; encoded by the coding sequence GTGGAAGTCTTTTTCTCCAAAGCCGACGAAATCCTCAACATGGTCGCGGGTCACAGCGCCATCTGGATCTACATGTTCGTACTCGTCTCGATGATCATCGAAAATTTCTTTCCACCATTTCCCGGCGACACCTGCATTTTCATCTGCGGCGTTTATGCCGCCGGCGGCAACGCCTCGTGGACGACCATCTACATCCTGTCGATTGTCGGCACGCTGATCTCCGTGATGGGATTGTACTACGTTGGTCGCACTCAGGGCCGCGTGGTCTTGTCAAGCCACCGCGCGCGCTGGCTGGGCGTCAAACGCCTCGACCATGTCGAACAGTGGTTTGAAAAATATCACGACAAAGTCCTGCTCGCCTCGCGCTGGCTGACCGGTGTGCGGGCTTTGATCGCGCTATTGGCCGGTATCGGCCGTGTCCCGGCGTGGCGGATGTTGATCTACAGCACCATCTCGACCATCACCTGGAATTTTCTGGTACTCTTTCTTGCCAAGCGGCTCCGTCAGGACTGGGCGGTCATTGACCGAATACTTGCAACCTACAATCAGATCATCATCGCCGTAGTTTTGCTTGTGGTGGGGTTTATCATTTACAAGATTATTGTGCGCCGTAAACGAGGAGAAACGACTTGA
- a CDS encoding M42 family metallopeptidase, whose protein sequence is MDRTELLLEELTNAYGPPGHESAVAEIFKKHIGKLGKVSFDKMGSIIAERKGTSASPKIMVVGHLDEIGFMVTEISANGFLKFLPLGGWWGHVALAQRVMVLGKKGPILGVVGSTPPHLLEPEARKKVIEITDMYIDVGVKGKYDVKKKLGISVGDVIVPDSKFTIMAEKDMYMAKAIDNRFGCAAAIEVMWRLEKVKHPNTLYSVGSVQEEVGCRGAGTSAWMIDPDLAIVLDTGIARDTPGFSGDANEKVGSGPSILVFDGGIIPNVKLRHFVQATADKLKIKYHLSSMRAAPPMALASTCRVGVPSIVIGPAVRYIHGHNAIMARSDYEASVKLVVELMKKLDEKTVKSFTQA, encoded by the coding sequence GTGGACAGAACCGAATTGTTACTCGAAGAACTCACTAACGCCTACGGTCCTCCCGGACATGAAAGCGCTGTCGCCGAAATATTCAAGAAACACATCGGCAAACTGGGCAAAGTATCGTTCGACAAAATGGGCTCGATCATCGCCGAACGCAAAGGCACATCCGCCTCGCCGAAAATCATGGTCGTCGGCCATCTCGACGAAATTGGTTTCATGGTAACCGAGATCTCGGCCAACGGCTTCCTCAAATTTCTCCCGTTGGGCGGTTGGTGGGGTCATGTCGCGCTGGCACAACGCGTGATGGTGCTCGGCAAGAAGGGTCCCATTCTCGGCGTCGTCGGCTCAACACCTCCGCATCTTCTCGAACCGGAAGCCCGTAAGAAAGTCATCGAAATCACCGATATGTACATCGACGTCGGCGTGAAAGGGAAGTACGACGTCAAGAAGAAACTCGGCATCTCGGTCGGCGATGTCATTGTCCCCGACTCAAAATTTACGATCATGGCCGAAAAAGATATGTACATGGCGAAGGCCATCGACAACCGCTTCGGCTGTGCCGCCGCCATCGAAGTCATGTGGCGTCTCGAAAAAGTCAAGCACCCCAACACGCTCTATAGCGTCGGCTCGGTGCAAGAAGAAGTCGGCTGTCGTGGCGCCGGAACTTCGGCGTGGATGATCGATCCGGATCTGGCGATTGTGCTCGACACCGGTATTGCCCGCGACACGCCCGGATTTTCCGGCGATGCCAACGAAAAAGTCGGCAGCGGACCTTCGATCCTGGTGTTTGACGGTGGCATTATTCCGAATGTCAAGCTTCGTCACTTTGTACAGGCGACCGCCGACAAGCTGAAGATCAAATATCACCTGTCGTCAATGCGGGCGGCACCACCGATGGCACTCGCATCCACATGTCGCGTTGGCGTGCCGTCGATCGTGATCGGACCGGCCGTGCGTTACATTCACGGCCACAATGCCATTATGGCGCGCAGCGATTACGAGGCCTCGGTCAAGCTCGTCGTCGAACTGATGAAGAAACTCGACGAAAAAACCGTCAAGTCGTTCACGCAAGCGTGA